cgagtaacgagaaacatgtataaattacataaacacatgataactactgtacatcagattcctatatGTACATAAATGTATTGACACATACAAATActgcaattttttaaatgaaaattaatatttcagGTATGTACCACAGTGGAATAGGACCAATACAGCTTAATAATTTATTTACATCACTAAATTTGCCAAATGTCAGTGAAAGCCTGATAAGAAGACGTTGTGAAGAGGTTGGGCCTATTCTTGAGAATATAGCACAACAGTCCGTAGACAATGCTTTGTTTGAGGAGGGATTGCTAACAAAAACTTGTGAGTAAATCAATGATGACTCTTTAATGACAGATTTGTGTAAGCCTGATATTTTCTAGTATTGAATATCAATCTACAAAGGATTGAACCACTCTACACATGTCATGAATATTAATGTGAATGTGATTTGTTGTGTGAAAATTAGCACTATTTTGAATGAGCATGAAATGAAGTTTAAATCATAATTAACGCAACATAAGTTTTTATATGTCAgtctttaaagaaaaatagaacTTTATTCATATGATAAACAAGAGGCTAGCTAGATCTGGCTTTGTTCACATGTAATTTGTCTATTATTTGAGTTTGTTAACTTTCAAAAAACCTGCTATGAAACAATGAACACCAAACTAAGTCTTAATTATCCTTCTTTAGTACAaggtttgtattttattttctcttttgtaaaaaaaacatggctgccattgCTATAAATAAAtcataggggtgaaatgcagattttggcttataactctgaaactaaagcaattAGTATATATTTGACATGGGGTCAAGATCTATATTCCCTTAAATTTTCAGGGGAATCAGACATTGCCTGACCTGTTATAGGGTTGCTGTCCATATGTAGTGCTTTTATCTTTTAACTTGTCAATCATTTTTTCATTTCAGGTAATTTACAAGCCGATAATGACAGTGATGCAATTCATGCCATTGCTAGTGGGTCAGAAACTGCAACAAGCAGTAGTGGAATAGCTTCAACAGATAACACTAATCCTGTGTGTGGCCCTATTAGTGTAACTGGAATAACAGCATCAGCAGACGGAGCTTATCAGAGAAGGGGCTCAGGAAGGTGTTACAATAGTTTGTCTGGTAACTATATCTTTATTATTTACCTATCTTAAGATGGAAGTATTATGATCTGTTAACATGTCatactaaaactaaaaaaaaaacttatttttattcttaaaactaagaaatattgaacagatatatcattcTTGGAAGCAGGGTTTCCGTTGGCAGCCTCCATTTTTACACAttttggaaaagaaaaaaaaatgtttgcaatgAAAGATTCATCGTTTGCAAAAGAATTTGGCTAAAGAAATTATAACAATTGGAttttatccatcttgtttacCTTTTACGGGTTTCTTGGACAAAATGAATACTTCATCAGACAATATTGATTTATTTGTCACTTAGGGGCCTTTAACAGTTGACTATactgtattggctttgctcattgttaaaggccgtacagtgacctataattgttaatttctatgtcatcttgggctcttgtggagagttgtctcatgtgcaatcataccacatcttcttttttttctcttttggttTTTTTGTAAGTAAGGAAAATTGTATgtaaaatatgtttatgtttgttggcaaaactaaattgaaaaagGCATAGAggtaaaaaagaatattttccaCCAGCAGAAAAACATATGTGTATAAAAATGAACAGggttataaaaatgaaataaatttgaataaaaatacattaaaaatactCCTGGTATCAACTATTTTTATGAAGGGTACAATAATGTGAATAATATATATGAGGAGCTAGATTCCTTTTGACATGAAAGTGGGTGTAACACGTAATTAATGAAAtccagtaatttaaaaaaaatattcaatggaAAACTTTTTTTGTAGGAACAGCTTCCATGATTGGGAAAAAAACAGGAAAGGTTGTTGGCTATAGTGCTCGATATAAGAGATGCAGGAAATGTGATgtggcaaaatttaaaaaacggcTACCAACAAAACATAAATGTCGTAAGAATTGGTGTGGCTCAGCCAAATCTATGGAACCAGACATGATTGTGGAAATACTAAAAGACGCCAAAAAGAAAGATACCCCGGTAATTACACTAATAGGAGATGACGATTGCACAGCATTCAATCGGGCAAGATGTGAAGTCGACTCATGTTTGGAAAAGGTCAGTGACATCAATCATGTAAAGAAGAACATATCAAATAGGCTCCACAAAATAAAAGGCAAATATAAAGAGCTGTCTGTAAAAACAATTACTGCTCTCATTAAAAGTTTTTCTTTCATGTTAGCCCAAAACAAAGGTGACTCAGACAGAATAAAGAACAGTTTACCATCTGTAGTGCTACACCAGTTTGGTAATCATGATGGATGTGGAGATTGGtgccaaatgaaaaacaaacccACAGCAAAGCACAGAAATCTACCATGGGGTGCAGATCTCAAAgatgaaaacttgaaaaaagaTCTTTTAAAAGTGTTTACAGACCTTGACCCGGGAAAGATGAGCAAACTAGATTCCAGTAATCCTAATGAAAGCTTTAACAACACTGTTCGATCAAAGGCCCCAAAAGACAAGCATTACAGTGAGAGTGGAAGTTTAGCTCACAGATTGTCTGCTGCTGTTTGTCAAAAAAATGAAGGCTACAAATATGTTGCACAGGTacttataatttatttaaataaagtaatataaaaacattcatcaaattatttttttaaacagaatatGGTTTATAAACTTGAAAAACTGTAAAACTGGTTCACTAATTAGGTTAAGTTGAAAGATAAACCATAATCACATGAAActcatagatataaaaaagaagatatggtatgattgccaatgagacaactctccatgagaCAAacttgacacagaaattaacaattatatatataggtgactatatggccttcaacaatgagccaagcccatactgcatagtcagctataaaaggcacgaaatgacaatgtaaaacaattcagagcaaactaaccgccttatttttataaaaaaaaatagaacaaaaaacaaatttgtaacactaacacataaacaaacgacaaccacagaattacaggttccttacttgagacaggcacatacatagaaaaaaatatatcaaaaagaataatataaaTGTTGTTTAGGATGGTAGCTTTGTGAAATGTTATCATACACAATGTAAGACACAGCTCCCaagttcttgtttgtttttttaggtCCATGAAGAGCTTGGTCTTAGTCCTGGAATTGCCACAACAGTAACAGCTGCAATAAGAGACAAGGATGTTAACAGGAAAAGGACTGTAGCAAAGACTAAGGAATTTAAGGTTTGATTCAAAAGCATTTCAGAATTTTCATTCGAACACAATCTTTATACATTAAATGACTTTTAAGGAGATTGATAAATTCTAAACATAGTTTTATGCAGCCttttgaaatttcttattttcatgataaaaaaaattaaaaatccctGTTTTGTGGGAGTTACATCCCTTTGATCATATGATAGaaagtttttaaatgaaaaaaaatcctctaaattgttggtttttttttaaattttatataaagtatTATCCTATTGTATCATTATAACTATGTGAATAAACATTAAATTTGTCATGCTTTAGAGTGTGTAGACTTTACTTTTACATGAAACAATGCAAAGGAatgtttatttcttatattttacagTTACAACGTTTAAAACTTAAAAGTCAGAGATCTTCAGAAACAAGAAGTCATGAAATCAGGGAAGGGGACACTTACTGCTCAAATGTCATTGGTATGTATAAATTTTATCTGTACGTTTtcaataagaatttaaaaaaacaatgattgTTCCTACAACATGTTATCAAAGCACTAcccatatataaaatatatttcaaaatatttgatgtaaaattATAGTTATATTAATTTGGGATTTACTATTTTCtaacaaagaaagataattttTGTTAGAGTTTTTTGACAACGTAGATGTTTGGGGAATATGATTGAACTTTCATGATGAACAAccttttaatataattttgacAATGAAAGAACATGACTAATTTCCATTAATGAAATTGCCCTGCTAACATTATtggtaaattatttataatactgttattataaataatttaccgcactattattttatttattattattactttaactgttaagccagtttttgttatatctattttgcgtgactgtatttatgcatcccgtcatactttgaacgacaaaattatttcatgtctacctgtgcgaatttcaaacgcgcaattttcaccagtactcaaaaccctccttacttgatgggtgcattttacatagacaaataaaatcgtataatataatcaaaatgaggatgttaatttgatgtatgcctttttgtgcttcttcgttacatttgttgtttttatagtgattaagatgataacacaatgttgactgctgtacccctatttttgacatttttacctattgtgtctgtttgttttgttcacgcatcggttacaatataatggaatttgatgcaactgtcatacaagtgagaggtttagctagctataaaaccaggttcaatccaccattttctacatttgaaaatgcctgtaccaagtcaggaatatgacagttcttgtccattcatttttgatgcgttttgttatttgattttgccatgtgattatggactttccgaattgattttcctctgagttcagtatttttgtgattttactttttactctcTTTTGTGGTTTGTATTTCATATAacttatattatgtttttttttcaaatatccaaatatacaattttcaaatatacaattatccaatatataacaatatcaaaataagaaagaaatttgaaatcaaaatgtattttgaagatttaacaaaaaaaaagtgtttccATTACTTTTTCATATGACAGTGGATTACAACACAAAAACCGAAACAGTGTTATTACATCCCTTCTTtccaattttatacattatattgaaTTTTTCCAGATAGGTCTTCTTACAAGATATAATTTGAGCTCAATTGTATATTTTAGCTGATGCACAAGAACCTGATTTGACAGTTATTCCAGGACCATCAGAGGACAACTGTGAACATATTGAGAAAGTTGTAGTTTTTTATGATTTAGAGACCACAGGACTAAGTATGATATAAATATGAATTGGAAATAGGAAAGCATCAAGTTTATTTGTACAAGCTTTAGGAGTAAGGGAATATGCCAGACTTGCCAAACAATTTCACCTATCAGCCAAGTATTCACAAAAACTTGATATTTTCTGACAATATTATATACTTATTGACTGACAGGCTATAAGGACAAATCATTGAATGGATAAAGAGTGGAAGCATAGTTAAACTTGCTATTGTTTGAAAAAGCCAGtcaataactatttttttataaagaaaaccaTGGCATCAGAATGATGTATTATCAGACTATGATGTCACTTTTATCCAAAGACAAAAGTTCAGGAAATGGTTAAAAACTATTTGCTGGTTAAGTCTTTTTTACTATTAGGTAAATAGTCAagagaaaattttctaaaaaaaaaaaagcttgtgTTCGTTTATAGTTCTATTGTAAAAAAAAGACACTGTCGTATAACAATGGTATTTTATTCGGAAAAAAGTTCTAGACAATCAGGAATTCATTAGTTGAGCCAAATAATGTCCTTCCACCTTTTTAATCTGCAAGTTTTTAGAATACCTCATCAAggaaatgttatgaaacttacacaaaATTTAAGTCATAGATGCACATTTAttggaaaatataaagaaaaataatcctGGTCTAAGAAAttccaagggagataattgatatAATTTAGTTAATCAAATGTGGGATGTGGAGGTATCCTTTAGTAAGTTGAGTCATATTCCTATGCAATACTCTCAGACTGCTAAGTACTATCCATACTGATCTGTGTCCACTATTGTTACTCTTGgtataattatacaaaagaaatttGCAATTGAACTTTTACCATGACAATCATTCAATCTacttattttcatcaatttattaagttattttcttttttatataggtaGACAAAGTTCAATTACACAAATCTCTGCAGTTTGTGAAGAACAGGAATTTAACAGATACGCAACTCCTACTCAAGAAATTTCAGAAGATGCATGTAGAGTGACAGGATTAAAGTTTAATACAGCGACAAATGAGCTCCTTTACAATGATGAACCAGTTTCACATAAACACCCACAGCAAGTTCTTTTAGATTTCATACAGTTTTTAATGTCACTTTGTGCCAGTGACAAACACATTGTGCTTGCTGCTCATAACAATAGGCGATTTGACAGTATCATACtatttaatcaattaaaattttataaattatggaATCATTTTTCAAGATATATTGTTGGATTCTGTGATACTTtaccttttttcaaaatgttgtatCCAGAATTTGAAAATTACAAGCAAGAGTATATTGCTCAGAAACTGTTGAATGAAGCTTATTCCGCTCACAACGCTTTAGATGATTGTAGAATGCTTATGTCTCTTGTAAAAAAGACGGAGAAAATTGATGTTCTCCTATCTGACTATTTTTACAGCAGTCACCAAGTTACATTTCAGGGTGTGCAACCGAATAAAGAGTCATTAGAACACTTGTTAAGAAATAAGGTCCTCTCTAGAACAATTTTCAAGAAACTTGAAGATTCAACATTGACTTacaatc
Above is a window of Mytilus galloprovincialis chromosome 7, xbMytGall1.hap1.1, whole genome shotgun sequence DNA encoding:
- the LOC143083013 gene encoding uncharacterized protein LOC143083013; amino-acid sequence: MPSRKKNGRFLKNCQAETYNNRLDNISRPDLSTTDFDTPSTLDFDTTFTPDFDTTFTPDFDTSFTPGSFQHDHTYQSSASFDEINEFYFSGKLKPIGYTRHVIDIQTFFDNMRCSRCDITLKLKDGIGILPAGLCGHLIVRCYNCNDFVRVAMGKTHNASHGPRIFDVNTKLATGMYHSGIGPIQLNNLFTSLNLPNVSESLIRRRCEEVGPILENIAQQSVDNALFEEGLLTKTCNLQADNDSDAIHAIASGSETATSSSGIASTDNTNPVCGPISVTGITASADGAYQRRGSGRCYNSLSGTASMIGKKTGKVVGYSARYKRCRKCDVAKFKKRLPTKHKCRKNWCGSAKSMEPDMIVEILKDAKKKDTPVITLIGDDDCTAFNRARCEVDSCLEKVSDINHVKKNISNRLHKIKGKYKELSVKTITALIKSFSFMLAQNKGDSDRIKNSLPSVVLHQFGNHDGCGDWCQMKNKPTAKHRNLPWGADLKDENLKKDLLKVFTDLDPGKMSKLDSSNPNESFNNTVRSKAPKDKHYSESGSLAHRLSAAVCQKNEGYKYVAQVHEELGLSPGIATTVTAAIRDKDVNRKRTVAKTKEFKLQRLKLKSQRSSETRSHEIREGDTYCSNVIADAQEPDLTVIPGPSEDNCEHIEKVVVFYDLETTGLSRQSSITQISAVCEEQEFNRYATPTQEISEDACRVTGLKFNTATNELLYNDEPVSHKHPQQVLLDFIQFLMSLCASDKHIVLAAHNNRRFDSIILFNQLKFYKLWNHFSRYIVGFCDTLPFFKMLYPEFENYKQEYIAQKLLNEAYSAHNALDDCRMLMSLVKKTEKIDVLLSDYFYSSHQVTFQGVQPNKESLEHLLRNKVLSRTIFKKLEDSTLTYNHLKISYHRDGFDGLFYLLSEKTGSGKARISNNRRVIQKIADFFSNEE